A window of the Citrus sinensis cultivar Valencia sweet orange chromosome 9, DVS_A1.0, whole genome shotgun sequence genome harbors these coding sequences:
- the LOC127899778 gene encoding probable leucine-rich repeat receptor-like protein kinase At2g33170 encodes MERNFSLSMITVSLTHFLLLCLVVAAAAAAASNNITTDQQALLALKDHIIYDPTNLLAHNWTSNTSVCTWIGITCDVNSHKVTALDISQFNLQGTIPPQLGNLSSLTTLNLSHNKLSGSVPTSIYTLHKLKFLDCTDNQLSGSVSSFVFNMSSILDIRLTNNRLSGDLPKNICNYLPYLKALFLDKNMLHGKIPSALSKCKQLQQLNLQFNNLSGAIPKEIGNLTMLKGIDLGYNKLHGEIPHEIANLRNLEALVLGMNNLVGVVSAIIFNMSSLKELILINNSLSGSLPSRMDLSLPTIEHLNLALNRFSGTIPSSITNASKLSFLELGGNTFSGFIPNTIGNLRNLEWLGLANNS; translated from the exons ATGGAGAGAAACTTTAGTCTCAGTATGATCACTGTGTCATTAACCCACTTCCTGCTTCTTTGCTTGGTTgttgcagcagcagcagcagcagcaagcaACAATATTACCACAGACCAACAAGCTCTTCTTGCCCTGAAAGatcatataatttatgatCCGACCAACCTTTTAGCCCATAATTGGACCTCGAATACCTCTGTTTGTACCTGGATTGGCATCACTTGTGATGTCAATAGCCATAAAGTCACAGCCTTAGATATTTCTCAATTCAATCTACAAGGCACCATCCCTCCTCAACTTGGAAACCTCTCTTCACTCACAACACTTAATCTTAGTCATAACAAGCTTTCCGGAAGCGTTCCCACCTCCATCTACACATTGCATAAGCTAAAATTTCTTGACTGCACTGATAACCAGCTCTCTGGTTCAGTTTCTTCCTTCGTCTTCAACATGTCTTCAATATTAGACATTCGTTTGACCAATAACAGACTTTCTGGTGATCTTCCGAAAAATATTTGCAACTATCTTCCTTATTTGAAAGCCCTTTTTTTGGACAAAAACATGTTGCATGGCAAAATTCCTTCTGCTTTATCAAAGTGCAAACAACTGCAACAATTAAATTTGCAGTTCAATAATTTATCCGGTGCAATACCAAAAGAAATCGGCAACTTGACCATGCTCAAAGGGATAGACCTCGGCTACAACAAACTCCACG GTGAGATACCCCACGAAATCGCTAATCTTCGAAATCTAGAGGCTTTAGTGCTAGGAATGAACAACCTAGTTGGTGTGGTATCAGCTATAATCTTCAACATGTCATCACTGAAGGAACTTATCCTCATCAATAACTCTCTCTCCGGAAGTCTCCCATCAAGAATGGACCTTTCACTTCCAACTATTGAGCATCTTAACTTGGCACTTAATAGATTTTCTGGAACCATTCCTAGTTCCATCACCAATGCTTCTAAGCTCTCCTTTCTAGAGTTGGGAGGAAACACATTTTCGGGCTTTATTCCAAACACAATTGGAAATTTAAGAAACCTTGAGTGGCTCGGCTTGGCTAATAACTCCTAG
- the LOC127899780 gene encoding probable LRR receptor-like serine/threonine-protein kinase At3g47570, whose amino-acid sequence MKIAIKVFHQQCASALKSFEAECEVLKNIRHRNLIKVISSYSNNDFKALVLEYMSNWSLGDWMHSSNYMLNIFQRLNIMIDVASALEYLHFDHSTAIIHCDLKPSNVLLDENMVAHLSDFGIAKLLSGEDESMMRTKTLATIGYMAPEYGIEGEVSTKSDVYGYGIMLMETFTKKKPTDEIFVGELSLKRWVNDLLPTSLVEVADKTLLSREEKHSAAKEQCLLSIFSLALECTMESPEKRINAKDIVTGLLKIRDTLSKRIGNLS is encoded by the exons ATGAAGATTGCAATAAAAGTGTTTCACCAGCAATGTGCAAGCGCATTGAAGAGTTTTGAGGCTGAATGTGaagtgttaaaaaatattcgcCATCGAAACCTTATCAAAGTTATCAGCAGTTATTCAAACAATGACTTCAAAGCATTAGTCCTAGAATACATGTCCAACTGGAGCTTGGGGGATTGGATGCATTCTAGCAATTATATGCTGAATATATTTCAAAGGTTGAACATAATGATTGACGTTGCATCAGCTTTAGAATATCTTCACTTCGATCATTCAACTGCTATTATTCACTGTGACTTAAAGCCTAGTAATGTATTGTTGGACGAAAATATGGTTGCTCATTTGAGTGATTTTGGCATAGCAAAGCTTTTAAGTGGAGAAGATGAGTCTATGATGCGAACAAAAACCCTTGCCACTATAGGTTATATGGCACCAG AGTACGGCATAGAAGGAGAAGTATCTACAAAAAGTGATGTTTACGGCTATGGGATTATGTTGATGGAAACTTTTACCAAGAAAAAACCCACAGATGAAATTTTTGTCGGAGAATTGAGCTTGAAGCGTTGGGTTAATGACTTGCTTCCTACTTCATTAGTGGAAGTTGCGGACAAAACTCTGCTAAGTCGAGAGGAAAAACATTCTGCAGCAAAGGAGCAATGTCTGTTGTCTATCTTTAGTTTGGCTCTGGAGTGTACAATGGAATCACCGGAAAAGAGGATTAATGCAAAAGATATTGTTACCGGATTACTCAAGATAAGAGACACATTGAGTAAAAGGATAggaaatttaagttaa
- the LOC127899779 gene encoding LRR receptor-like serine/threonine-protein kinase EFR: MHTLKFLDSTDNQLSGSVSSFVFNMSSILDIRLTNNRLSGELPKNICNYLPHLKALFLDKNMFHGKIPSALSKCKQLQQLNLQFNNLSGAIPKEIGNLTMLKGIDLGYNKLHGEIPHEIANLQNLEALGLGMNNLVGVLPAPIFNMSTLKVLILINNSLSGSSPSRMDLSLPTVEHLNLALNRFSGTIPSSITNASKLTFLELGGNTFSGFIPNKIGNLINLEWLSLGNNSLTSSTSKLSFLSSLANCKKLRVIALTGNPLNGILPSSVGNLSMSLKTLVIANCSIIGNIPRVIGNLSNLLALSLEGNKLTGSIPITFARL; this comes from the exons ATGCATACGCTAAAATTTCTAGACTCCACTGATAACCAGCTCTCTGGTTCAGTGTCTTCCTTCGTCTTCAACATGTCTTCAATATTAGACATTCGTTTGACCAATAACAGACTTTCTGGTGAGCTTCCGAAAAATATTTGCAACTATCTTCCTCATTTGAAAGCCCTTTTTTTGGACAAAAACATGTTTCATGGCAAAATTCCTTCTGCTTTATCAAAGTGCAAACAACTGCAACAATTAAATTTGCAGTTCAATAATTTATCTGGTGCAATACCAAAAGAAATCGGCAACTTGACTATGCTCAAAGGGATAGACCTCGGCTACAACAAACTCCACG GTGAGATACCCCACGAAATCGCTAATCTTCAAAATCTAGAGGCTTTAGGGCTTGGAATGAACAACCTAGTTGGTGTGTTACCAGCTCCCATCTTCAACATGTCAACACTGAAGGTACTTATCCTCATAAATAACTCTCTCTCCGGAAGTTCTCCATCAAGAATGGACCTTTCACTTCCAACTGTTGAGCATCTTAACTTGGCACTTAATAGATTTTCTGGAACCATTCCTAGTTCCATCACCAATGCTTCTAAGCTCACCTTTCTGGAGTTGGGAGGAAACACATTTTCGGGGTTTATTCCAAacaaaattggtaatttaataaaCCTTGAGTGGCTCAGCTTGGGTAATAACTCCTTGACATCTTCAACCTCAAAATTGAGCTTTCTTTCCTCTTTGGCAAATTGCAAGAAATTAAGAGTCATAGCATTAACAGGCAATCCACTCAATGGTATCCTTCCAAGTTCAGTAGGTAATCTTTCTATGTCTTTGAAAACACTTGTCATCGCCAATTGCAGTATTATTGGCAACATTCCTCGAGTAATTGGCAATTTAAGCAACTTGTTGGCCTTATCATTAGAAGGCAATAAATTGACTGGATCAATTCCAATTACATTCGCCCGACTATAG